Proteins from one Nicotiana tabacum cultivar K326 chromosome 23, ASM71507v2, whole genome shotgun sequence genomic window:
- the LOC107811788 gene encoding pleiotropic drug resistance protein 1-like has product MEGGEDSFRVSSARLSSSNVWRNSAMDVFSRSSREADDEEALKWAALEKLPTYLRIRRGILTEEEGQSREVDITKLDLVERRNLLERLVKIADEDNEKFLLKLKKRIARVGLDLPTIEVRFEHVSVDAEARVGSRALPTIFNFTVNILEDFLNYLHILPSRKKPLPILHEVSGIIKPGRMTLLLGPPSSGKTTLLLALAGKLDKDLKVSGRVTYNGHGMDEFVPQRSSAYISQNDLHIGEMTVRETLAFSARCQGVGAKYEILAELSRREKGANIKPDPDVDIFMKSAWNEGQEANVVTDYTLKILGLEICADTLVGDEMIRGISGGQRKRLTTGEMMVGPARALFMDEISTGLDSSTTYQIVNSIRQSIHILQGTAVISLLQPAPETYDLFDDIILLSDGQIVYQGPRENVLEFFEYMGFMCPERKGVADFLQEVTSRKDQEQYWARRDEPYKYITVREFSESFQSFHIGRKLGDELAVPFDKSKSHPAALTTKKYGISKKELLKACTAREYLLMKRNSFVYIFKMIQLTLMASITMTLFLRTEMHRNTTTDGAVFLGALFYAVIMIMFNGFSELALSIMKLPSFYKQRDLLFFPAWAYALPTWILKIPVTLVEVAIWVCMTYYVIGFEADVGRFFKQLFLLICVNQMASGLFRFIGALGRNVIVANTFGSCALLTVLVMGGFILSRDDVKKWWIWGYWISPMMYAQNAIAVNEFLGKSWAHVPPNSTGTETLGVSFLKSRGIFPEARWYWIGAGALLGYVLLFNFMFTVALAYLNPFGKSQAVLSEETVAERNASKRGEVIELSPIEKRSSERGNDVRRSASSRSMSSRVGSITEADLNKRRGMILPFEPLSITFDDIRYAVDMPQEMKAQGVAEDRLELLKGVSGAFRPGVLTALMGVSGAGKTTLMDVLAGRKTGGYIDGTISISGYPKQQETFARIAGYCEQTDIHSPHVTVYESLQFSALLRLPREVDTETRKMFVEEVMELVELTPLREALVGLPGVNGLSTEQRKRLTVAVELVANPSIIFMDEPTSGLDARAAAIVMRTVRNTVDTGRTVVCTIHQPSIDIFDAFDELLLLKRGGEEIYVGPLGRHSSHLIKYFEGIDGVPKIKDGYNPATWMLEITSVAQEAARVIDFTELYKNSELYRRNKALIKELSVPPPCSKDLYFPTKYSQSFFTQCKACFWKQHWSYWRNPPYTAVRLMFTFFIALMFGTIFWDLGSRRKRQQDLLNAIGSMYAAVLFLGVQNATSVQPVIAIERTVFYRERAAGMYSALPYAFGQVMIELPYLFIQTIIYGVIVYVMIGFEWTVAKFFWYLFFMYFTLLYFTLYGMMTVAVTPNHSIAAIISSAFYAIWNLFCGFVVPKTRMPVWWRWYYYICPVSWTLYGLIASQFGDLQHILDTNETVEQFIENFFDFKYDFVGYVAVILVGISVVFLFIFAYSIKAFNFQKR; this is encoded by the exons atggaGGGTGGTGAAGACAGTTTTAGGGTAAGTAGTGCACGTTTGAGTAGCTCAAATGTATGGAGGAATAGTGCAATGGATGTGTTTTCAAGATCTTCAAGAgaagcagatgatgaagaggcATTAAAATGGGCTGCTCTTGAGAAACTTCCAACTTATCTTCGTATAAGGAGAGGTATTCTCACTGAAGAAGAAGGCCAATCTAGAGAAGTTGATATAACTAAACTTGATTTGGTGGAAAGGAGGAATTTATTAGAAAGGCTTGTCAAGATTGCTGATGAAGATAATGAGAAGTTCTTGTTGAAACTCAAAAAGCGCATTGCTAG AGTTGGTCTTGATCTTCCTACAATTGAAGTCCGGTTTGAGCATGTGAGTGTAGATGCAGAAGCTCGAGTTGGTAGTAGAGCTCTACCTACAATATTCAACTTCACAGTTAACATCTTAGAG GATTTCTTGAACTATCTTCATATTCTTCCAAGTAGAAAGAAACCATTGCCAATCCTTCACGAAGTCAGTGGAATCATCAAACCAGGAAG AATGACACTGCTTTTAGGACCACCAAGTTCTGGAAAAACCACATTGTTATTAGCTTTGGCTGGGAAACTAGATAAAGATCTCAAA GTTTCAGGGAGAGTTACATATAATGGCCATGGAATGGATGAGTTTGTACCACAAAGATCATCTGCTTATATAAGCCAAAATGATCTTCATATTGGAGAAATGACAGTTAGGGAAACACTGGCATTTTCTGCTAGATGTCAAGGAGTTGGAGCCAAATATG aaattttggcagagctGTCTAGAAGAGAGAAGGGAGCAAATATTAAACCAGATCCTGATGTCGATATCTTTATGAAG TCAGCATGGAATGAGGGACAGGAGGCTAATGTTGTAACAGATTATACTCTCAAG ATATTGGGACTTGAAATTTGTGCTGATACCCTCGTTGGAGATGAAATGATTCGAGGAATTTCAGGAGGGCAGAGAAAGAGACTAACTACAG GGGAGATGATGGTTGGACCAGCAAGAGCACTTTTTATGGATGAGATATCAACTGGTTTAGATAGTTCAACAACTTATCAGATTGTGAATTCAATTAGGCAATCAATCCACATTCTTCAAGGAACTGCTGTAATCTCACTTCTTCAGCCTGCACCAGAAACTTATGACTTGTTCGACGATATCATTCTTCTATCAGATGGGCAAATTGTGTACCAAGGTCCCCGGGAAAATGTACTTGAGTTCTTCGAGTACATGGGCTTCATGTGTCCTGAGAGGAAAGGCGTCGCTGATTTCTTACAAGAA GTGACATCAAGGAAGGATCAAGAGCAATACTGGGCACGTCGTGATGAACCTTATAAGTATATTACAGTGCGCGAATTTTCTGAATCATTTCAATCATTTCACATTGGAAGGAAGCTTGGTGATGAGCTTGCTgttccttttgataaatcaaagaGCCACCCTGCCGCTCTAACCACAAAGAAGTATGGTATTAGCAAGAAAGAACTCTTAAAAGCCTGCACAGCTAGAGAATACCTTCTTATGAAGAGGAATTCATTCGTCTATATATTCAAGATGATACAA CTAACATTGATGGCTTCTATAACAATGACGCTGTTCCTACGAACTGAGATGCACAGAAATACAACAACAGATGGTGCTGTTTTCTTGGGTGCACTGTTCTATGCAGTTATCATGATTATGTTCAATGGATTCTCAGAGCTTGCCCTCAGTATAATGAAGCTTCCTTCCTTTTACAAACAACGCGATCTTCTTTTCTTTCCTGCTTGGGCATATGCTCTTCCTACTTGGATCCTCAAGATACCGGTCACACTTGTAGAAGTTGCCATTTGGGTGTGTATGACTTATTATGTTATTGGATTCGAGGCGGATGTTGGGAG GTTCTTCAAACAGTTATTTCTGCTCATATGTGTTAACCAAATGGCCTCGGGGCTGTTTCGATTCATAGGAGCTCTTGGAAGGAATGTCATTGTTGCAAATACATTTGGATCATGTGCACTACTCACAGTTCTTGTAATGGGTGGATTCATTCTGTCAAGAG ATGACGTGAAGAAGTGGTGGATATGGGGCTACTGGATTTCGCCTATGATGTACGCACAGAATGCTATCGCTGTGAATGAATTTCTAGGGAAGAGTTGGGCACAT GTTCCTCCTAACTCCACGGGCACAGAGACATTAGGAGTATCATTCTTGAAATCGCGTGGAATCTTTCCAGAAGCAAGATGGTATTGGATTGGAGCAGGAGCTCTTCTTGGATATGTTTTACTCTTCAATTTCATGTTCACTGTGGCCTTAGCTTATCTCAACC CATTTGGTAAATCTCAGGCAGTTCTTTCAGAAGAAACTGTTGCCGAGAGGAATGCAAGCAAAAGGGGTGAGGTTATTGAACTATCTCCGATAGAAAAGCGCTCTTCTG AAAGAGGAAATGATGTTCGACGAAGTGCATCTTCCAGGTCTATGTCCTCAAGGGTAGGCAGCATTACTGAGGCTGATTTAAACAAGAGAAGGGGAATGATTCTCCCTTTTGAGCCCCTTTCTATTACTTTTGACGATATCAGATACGCAGTAGATATGCCACAG GAAATGAAAGCTCAAGGTGTGGCTGAGGATCGGCTTGAACTCTTGAAAGGTGTGAGTGGTGCTTTTAGGCCAGGAGTTTTGACAGCTCTAATGGGTGTAAGTGGAGCTGGTAAGACCACCCTTATGGATGTCTTAGCTGGTAGGAAAACTGGCGGATACATTGACGGAACAATCAGTATATCAGGGTACCCGAAACAACAAGAAACGTTTGCGCGGATAGCTGGATACTGTGAGCAAACTGACATTCATTCACCTCATGTTACAGTATATGAATCATTGCAGTTTTCTGCTTTGCTTCGATTGCCTCGTGAAGTTGACACTGAAACTAGAAAG ATGTTCGTTGAAGAGGTCATGGAACTCGTAGAGCTTACCCCTCTAAGAGAAGCACTTGTTGGATTGCCTGGCGTGAATGGTCTTTCAACTGAACAACGAAAACGGCTTACAGTTGCAGTTGAACTTGTTGCCAACCCTTCTATAATATTCATGGATGAGCCAACCTCTGGACTAGATGCTAGAGCAGCTGCAATAGTGATGAGAACAGTTAGAAACACGGTAGATACAGGCCGAACAGTGGTATGCACTATCCATCAGCCTAGCATCGACATATTTGATGCTTTCGATGAG CTCCTACTCCTGAAACGAGGAGGTGAAGAAATATATGTCGGCCCATTAGGACGCCATTCTTCTCACCTTATTAAGTATTTTGAG GGAATTGATGGAGTTCCAAAAATCAAAGATGGTTATAATCCAGCAACATGGATGTTGGAGATAACTTCAGTAGCACAAGAAGCAGCTCGCGTAATTGACTTTACAGAATTATACAAGAACTCAGAATTGTATAG GAGAAACAAAGCATTAATCAAGGAACTAAGTGTACCACCCCCTTGTTCAAAAGACCTCTACTTTCCAACTAAGTACTCCCAATCTTTCTTCACCCAATGCAAGGCTTGTTTCTGGAAACAGCACTGGTCATACTGGAGAAATCCACCTTACACAGCAGTCAGGCTCATGTTTACATTCTTTATTGCTCTCATGTTTGGAACAATATTCTGGGATCTTGGCTCCAGAAG GAAAAGGCAACAAGATCTTTTGAATGCTATAGGTTCAATGTATGCTGCTGTCTTGTTTCTTGGTGTACAAAATGCAACTTCAGTGCAGCCAGTTATTGCCATTGAGAGGACAGTTTTCTATAGGGAAAGAGCGGCTGGAATGTATTCAGCTCTGCCATATGCTTTCGGACAG GTTATGATTGAGCTCCCGTACCTTTTCATTCAGACGATCATATATGGAGTTATAGTATATGTCATGATCGGATTTGAATGGACAGTTGCCAAGTTCTTTTGGTATCTGTTCTTTATGTATTTCACCTTGTTATACTTCACATTGTACGGGATGATGACAGTAGCTGTTACTCCTAATCACAGCATTGCAGCCATCATTTCATCTGCATTTTATGCAATATGGAACCTTTTCTGTGGATTCGTCGTTCCAAAAACA AGAATGCCAGTGTGGTGGAGATGGTATTATTACATTTGCCCCGTTTCTTGGACATTATATGGACTAATTGCCTCACAATTTGGAGACCTACAACACATCCTTGACACAAATGAGACAGTGGAACAATTCATAGAGAATTTCTTTGATTTCAAATATGACTTTGTAGGATATGTTGCAGTAATTCTTGTTGGAATATCCGTTgtttttctcttcatttttgcGTATTCAATTAAAGCATTTAATTTTCAGAAAAGATAG